A single Vulpes vulpes isolate BD-2025 chromosome 16, VulVul3, whole genome shotgun sequence DNA region contains:
- the TST gene encoding thiosulfate sulfurtransferase has translation MRRAETMVHQVLYRALVSTKWLAESVRAGKLGPGLRVLDASWYSPGTRQARKEYLERHVPGASFFDIEECRNTASPYEMMLPSEAHFADYVGRLGIGNQTHVVVYDGDNLGCFYAPRVWWMFRVFGHRTVSVLNGGFRNWLKEGHPVTSEPSRPEPAVFKATLDRSLLKTYEQVLENLESKRFQLVDSRSQGRYLGTEPEPDAVGLDSGHIRGSVNMPFMDFLTEDGFEKSLEELRAMFEAKKVNLAQPLIATCRKGVTACHVALAAYLCGKPDVAVYDGSWFEWFHRAPPETRVSQWKREKA, from the exons ATGCGCAGAGCTGAAACCATGGTTCATCAGGTGCTCTACCGGGCGCTGGTCTCCACCAAGTGGCTGGCGGAGTCGGTTCGGGCTGGCAAGCTGGGGCCCGGCCTGCGGGTGCTGGACGCGTCCTGGTACTCGCCGGGCACCCGCCAGGCCCGCAAGGAGTACCTGGAGCGGCATGTGCCCGGCGCCTCCTTCTTTGACATAGAGGAGTGCCGGAACACGGCGTCGCCCTACGAGATGATGCTGCCCAGCGAGGCCCACTTCGCCGACTACGTGGGCCGCCTGGGCATCGGCAACCAGACGCACGTGGTGGTGTATGACGGTGACAACCTGGGCTGCTTCTATGCGCCGCGGGTCTGGTGGATGTTCCGTGTGTTTGGCCACCGCACCGTGTCGGTGCTCAATGGCGGCTTCCGGAACTGGCTGAAGGAGGGCCACCCGGTGACATCTGAGCCCTCGCGCCCAGAGCCGGCCGTCTTCAAAGCCACCCTGGACCGCTCCCTGCTCAAGACCTACGAGCAGGTGCTGGAGAACCTCGAGTCTAAGAGGTTCCAGCTGGTGGATTCACGGTCCCAAGGACGGTACCTGGGCACTGAGCCAGAGCCAGATGCAGTAG GACTGGACTCCGGCCACATCCGAGGCTCAGTCAACATGCCGTTCATGGACTTCTTGACCGAGGACGGCTTCGAGAAGAGCCTGGAGGAGCTGCGTGCTATGTTCGAGGCCAAGAAGGTGAACTTAGCGCAGCCCCTCATCGCCACGTGCCGGAAGGGGGTCACCGCCTGCCACGTCGCCCTTGCCGCCTACCTCTGCGGCAAGCCCGACGTGGCCGTCTACGATGGCTCCTGGTTCGAGTGGTTCCACCGGGCACCCCCGGAGACCCGTGTGTCCCAGTGGAAGCGCGAGAAGGCCTGA
- the CIMIP4 gene encoding ciliary microtubule inner protein 4 yields MELGHRAGTTTLTRAHGRANKKDGQQDTDPWRTARSPLDTSKFKYQAPVSPQHSLCRGGSPLRQAHMEEVQTPPPSANSRDCLSPGMDPQHGSLKKGGYRPSSRESRASPQEGAQPNQGLKGGPNTGAQGQRSSVIPDNIRHKFGSSMVDQLVSEDQARRAIGEVFEGQKRANSWPSRIQSPMEITSIFSDYYDLGYNMRSNLFQGAPQETKSLMKASYTPEVIEKSVRDIEHWHGRKTDDLGRWHQKNAMNMNLQKALDEKFGEKSKSKSSKY; encoded by the exons ATGGAGCTGGGCCACCGAGCAG GTACCACTACTTTGACCAGGGCCCATGGAAGGGCCAACAAAAAGGATGGCCAGCAGGACACGGACCCCTGGAGAACTGCCCGCAGCCCTTTGGACACCTCCAAATTCAAGTACCAGGCCCCAGTCTCCCCACAGCATTCCCTGTGCCGGGGAGGCAGCCCCCTAAGGCAGGCCCACATGGAGGAGGTCCAGACTCCACCCCCATCGGCCAACAGCAGGGACTGTCTGTCCCCGGGGATGGACCCACAGCACGGGTCCCTGAAGAAGGGAGGCTACAGACCCTCCTCAAGGGAGAGCAGGGCTTCTCCTCAAGAGGGGGCTCAGCCAAACCAGGGGCTGAAGGGGGGCCCCAACACAGGAGCCCAGGGCCAGAGGAGCAGCGTCATTCCAGATAACATTCGTCACAAGTTTGGGAGCAGCATGGTGGACCAGCTGGTCTCCGAGGACCAG GCTCGAAGGGCCATCGGTGAGGTCTTTGAGGGCCAGAAGAGGGCAAACTCGTGGCCCAGCAGGATCCAGAGTCCCATGGAAATCACCTCCATCTTCTCAGACTACTATGATTTGGGCTACAACATGCGATCAAACTTGTTTCAAG GGGCCCCCCAGGAGACGAAGAGCCTCATGAAGGCCTCCTATACTCCAGAGGTGATTGAGAAATCAGTGAGGGACATAGAGCACTGGCATGGCAGGAAGACGGATGATCTGG GACGGTGGCACCAGAAAAATGCTATGAATATGAACTTACAGAAAGCATTGGATGAGAAATTTGGAGAAAAGAGCAAAAGCAAGAGCTCAAAGTACTAG